The Methanothrix soehngenii GP6 genome has a window encoding:
- a CDS encoding ABC transporter ATP-binding protein, with amino-acid sequence MYSIETRDLTKSFVLYRGFLDAIRRSGNRDILTTLDRVNIKVQEGEVYGLLGPNGAGKSTLIKILCTLILPSEGEAYVNGYDVVKEGQQARESLGFVTTDERSFYWRLSGRENLQFFATLYNLPQSVVRSRTEELLDVVRLKHRADEPFYSYSAGMKQQMAIARGLLNDPAVLFMDEPTRSLDPGAARNLRKFIKEKIVAEKGKTIFISTHQLDEAEELCDRVAILDEGKIKANGSPLELKAGLSQGCTLGDVFSHYTGKASLDEQSTPFPVNIPRQKSRGRGIGRRRGI; translated from the coding sequence ATGTATTCAATCGAGACACGGGATTTAACCAAGAGTTTTGTGCTGTATAGAGGATTCCTGGATGCCATAAGAAGATCCGGAAATAGAGATATTCTGACCACGCTGGATAGAGTCAACATCAAAGTTCAAGAGGGGGAGGTCTATGGCCTTCTCGGTCCAAACGGAGCGGGCAAGTCCACTCTGATCAAGATACTGTGCACCCTTATTCTTCCGTCAGAGGGAGAGGCATATGTAAATGGCTATGATGTGGTGAAAGAGGGTCAGCAGGCAAGGGAGTCCCTGGGCTTTGTGACCACCGATGAGAGGAGCTTCTACTGGAGGCTATCGGGCAGAGAGAACCTGCAGTTTTTTGCCACTCTCTACAATCTTCCTCAGAGCGTCGTCAGGTCAAGAACAGAGGAGCTTTTGGATGTGGTCCGGCTCAAACACCGGGCAGATGAGCCCTTCTATAGCTACTCTGCGGGCATGAAGCAGCAGATGGCCATCGCCCGGGGGCTTTTAAACGATCCTGCAGTCCTCTTTATGGACGAGCCGACCAGAAGCCTGGACCCGGGAGCGGCAAGGAACCTGCGGAAATTCATCAAGGAGAAAATCGTGGCAGAGAAGGGCAAGACCATATTCATCTCCACTCATCAGCTGGATGAAGCGGAGGAGCTCTGCGATAGAGTGGCCATACTGGATGAGGGGAAGATCAAGGCAAATGGGAGCCCGTTGGAGCTGAAGGCCGGTCTTTCCCAGGGTTGCACTCTGGGCGATGTCTTCAGCCATTATACCGGCAAGGCATCGCTAGATGAGCAGTCGACGCCATTTCCAGTAAACATCCCCCGGCAGAAGAGCAGAGGGCGGGGAATAGGCAGAAGGAGGGGAATATGA
- a CDS encoding SAM hydrolase/SAM-dependent halogenase family protein yields the protein MIITLLSDFGSFYPAQMKGVILSRLQGKSGNIAGKITFVDIAHDIPAQDVRAGAFALLSTVRFFPPGTIHIAVVDPGVGTARRSLVVESGGQMFAGPDNGLLIPAARSLGRPVAYEITPHPGASSTFHGRDVFAPAAALIAAGQPPASLGPRVRPVDLDFGEAKKTAHGLEATIIYVDRFGNLILNLQRLPAQDMMLKGVRLKRARTYAEGRRIEPLITLGSHGFAEIAINQGNASEAFCLKAQDRIELEEI from the coding sequence TTGATCATAACCCTTCTTTCCGACTTTGGCTCCTTTTATCCCGCTCAGATGAAGGGGGTGATCCTCTCCCGGCTGCAGGGCAAATCAGGAAATATCGCTGGCAAGATAACCTTCGTGGATATTGCCCATGACATCCCCGCACAGGATGTGAGGGCGGGGGCGTTTGCTCTTCTCTCTACGGTCAGGTTCTTTCCCCCTGGAACCATTCATATTGCAGTGGTCGATCCTGGGGTGGGGACAGCCAGGCGGAGCCTGGTGGTGGAGAGCGGCGGCCAGATGTTCGCAGGACCTGACAATGGCCTTCTCATTCCCGCCGCTCGCTCCCTGGGAAGGCCGGTGGCCTATGAGATCACCCCCCATCCTGGGGCCTCCAGCACCTTTCACGGCAGGGATGTGTTCGCCCCCGCTGCGGCCCTCATCGCCGCTGGCCAGCCACCGGCAAGCCTCGGTCCCAGGGTCCGGCCTGTGGACCTTGATTTTGGCGAAGCAAAAAAGACTGCTCACGGCCTTGAGGCCACAATCATTTATGTCGACCGTTTCGGCAACCTCATCCTGAACTTGCAGAGGCTTCCCGCCCAGGATATGATGCTCAAGGGAGTCAGGCTGAAGAGGGCGAGAACCTATGCCGAAGGGCGGAGGATCGAACCACTTATAACCCTGGGGAGCCATGGCTTTGCAGAAATTGCGATCAACCAGGGAAATGCCAGCGAGGCTTTTTGCCTGAAGGCTCAAGATCGCATCGAGCTGGAGGAGATTTGA
- a CDS encoding ATP-binding protein has protein sequence MKFVICGKGGSGKSTVSALIAREMASRGEKVLVVDTDESNFGLYKQLGLPQPRDFMDSLGGKKGLGERLMKFMRSEGKEKLSILQEFSIDDIPQELIVGEDGIKLVAIGKIHDYGEGCACPMGALAREFIEKLKADGMQVIVDTDAGIEHFGRGVEAGSDRIVVVIDPSFESVQLSEKISEMGAKINKPVCFILNRMNEDAAELSSLVDGKKVIGSVPFDRDVFQACLKGSQVPQLAEMKEIVDRLLAE, from the coding sequence ATGAAATTTGTGATTTGCGGCAAAGGCGGAAGCGGAAAGAGCACCGTCTCCGCTCTTATCGCCCGGGAGATGGCTTCGAGAGGAGAGAAAGTGCTGGTGGTGGACACCGACGAGTCCAATTTCGGCCTCTACAAGCAGCTGGGCCTGCCCCAGCCCAGGGACTTCATGGACTCCCTGGGCGGCAAGAAGGGGCTGGGGGAGCGGTTGATGAAATTTATGAGGTCGGAGGGAAAAGAAAAGCTCTCCATTCTTCAGGAGTTCTCGATAGATGATATACCCCAGGAGCTGATTGTGGGCGAGGATGGCATAAAGCTGGTTGCCATCGGCAAGATCCACGACTACGGCGAAGGCTGTGCCTGTCCCATGGGCGCCCTGGCCCGAGAGTTCATCGAGAAACTGAAAGCGGATGGAATGCAGGTCATCGTGGATACGGATGCGGGAATCGAGCACTTCGGCCGGGGGGTGGAAGCGGGCAGCGACCGGATAGTGGTGGTCATAGACCCCAGCTTCGAGTCGGTGCAGCTATCAGAGAAGATATCGGAGATGGGGGCGAAGATCAATAAGCCGGTCTGCTTCATCCTCAACCGGATGAATGAGGATGCTGCGGAGCTTTCGTCCCTGGTTGACGGGAAGAAGGTCATAGGCAGCGTGCCTTTTGATCGCGATGTCTTCCAGGCATGTCTGAAGGGCAGCCAGGTGCCCCAGCTGGCGGAGATGAAAGAGATCGTGGACCGGCTGCTGGCGGAGTGA
- a CDS encoding ABC transporter permease — MIFEKAFWFIKKGYMLQLSYKFDFFLRLFFMLFNILTYYFIAKLIGDGAAKYLEPYGGDYFSFVLIGMAFSGYLMISLRSFSESVRDEQMMGTLEAMLVTPTSTSSIIALSSLWNFIFASFRVLLYLVIGILLGVDMTQANVGGALLILVLTIICFSSIGILSASFIMVFKRGDPINMLLMGTSELFGGVLFPIEVFPSWLQSISHILPITYSVNGMRHALLQGYSIGELAPELLSLVLFSIVLLPLSLFVFERAVLKVKAEGGLVQY; from the coding sequence ATGATCTTCGAGAAGGCATTCTGGTTCATCAAGAAGGGCTATATGTTGCAGTTGAGCTACAAGTTCGACTTCTTCTTAAGGCTGTTTTTCATGCTCTTCAATATACTGACCTACTACTTCATCGCCAAGCTGATAGGAGATGGGGCAGCCAAGTACCTGGAGCCCTATGGAGGGGATTATTTCTCCTTCGTCCTCATAGGCATGGCCTTTTCCGGATATCTGATGATCTCGCTCCGGAGCTTTTCCGAGAGCGTGCGAGATGAGCAGATGATGGGAACTTTAGAGGCCATGCTGGTGACCCCCACCAGCACATCGAGCATCATCGCCCTGTCATCCCTGTGGAACTTCATCTTCGCCTCCTTCCGGGTGCTGCTCTATCTGGTCATAGGCATACTCTTAGGAGTGGATATGACTCAGGCCAATGTTGGAGGCGCGCTATTGATCCTGGTCCTCACTATAATATGCTTCAGCAGCATAGGAATACTCTCGGCCAGCTTCATAATGGTCTTCAAACGGGGAGACCCGATTAACATGCTTCTGATGGGCACCTCTGAGCTCTTTGGAGGGGTCCTCTTTCCCATCGAGGTATTCCCGTCCTGGCTGCAGAGCATCTCTCACATCCTGCCCATCACCTACTCGGTCAATGGCATGAGGCATGCTCTCTTGCAGGGGTACTCCATCGGCGAGCTGGCTCCGGAGTTGCTCAGCCTGGTCCTGTTCTCGATCGTGCTGCTTCCACTGAGCCTGTTTGTGTTCGAGAGGGCGGTTTTAAAGGTCAAGGCAGAGGGAGGATTGGTGCAGTATTAA
- the fpoO gene encoding F420H2 dehydrogenase subunit FpoO, giving the protein MADCDLCTRARPTLYPIKAPVHNLTYPEGAYKGVCDICLEHLEKGWQERFGSKPEEKK; this is encoded by the coding sequence ATGGCTGATTGCGATCTATGTACCCGTGCTCGTCCAACACTTTATCCCATCAAGGCTCCGGTGCATAACCTGACCTATCCTGAGGGAGCCTATAAGGGAGTATGCGACATCTGCCTGGAGCATCTGGAGAAGGGCTGGCAGGAGCGCTTTGGGTCCAAGCCTGAAGAGAAAAAATAA
- a CDS encoding FmdE family protein, which translates to MEKFAVTVLLLLALVPGMALAEGVDMYQLGTNATNYAMTELGFEKGDVNVLALTNAGYPVIDGQTTDMCLDAVVEVSGCTPGKENLVNILSAPWKPLWFGFFNKNTGEAVYMKMNADASGFEIQDKDKIDAETVLANVETWEPGNFSHMLPIANVWTHEKTPYVFMKAVQLHDHLCPGVSSGFLLARYMEKELPIDDPANQSYKVIACPNWCKDDYFQIAWDCTPGKSGIFVKCLTEDETSALTEKYNGTRVAGIFIRWDASSKSGDGLVLGFDFNKAGNMSNIDTWPSWAYRLKEDFVLMDAADSPEEFVSTIKEFHLESTEELQALQGAGVHPLKVLGVET; encoded by the coding sequence ATGGAGAAATTTGCAGTAACGGTTCTGCTCCTTTTGGCCCTGGTGCCTGGTATGGCTCTGGCCGAAGGGGTGGACATGTATCAGCTCGGCACGAATGCAACAAACTATGCCATGACCGAACTGGGGTTTGAGAAGGGAGATGTGAACGTCCTGGCCCTTACCAACGCCGGATATCCGGTAATCGACGGCCAGACGACCGATATGTGCCTTGATGCCGTGGTGGAAGTCTCCGGCTGCACTCCTGGAAAGGAGAACCTGGTCAACATCTTGAGCGCACCCTGGAAGCCCCTCTGGTTCGGCTTCTTCAACAAGAACACCGGAGAGGCGGTATACATGAAGATGAACGCTGACGCCTCCGGCTTCGAGATCCAGGATAAGGATAAGATCGATGCAGAGACCGTCCTCGCCAACGTCGAGACCTGGGAGCCGGGCAACTTCAGCCACATGCTGCCCATCGCCAATGTCTGGACCCACGAGAAAACCCCATATGTCTTCATGAAGGCCGTCCAGCTCCACGACCACCTCTGCCCTGGAGTCTCCAGCGGCTTCTTGCTCGCGAGGTACATGGAAAAAGAGCTCCCCATCGATGACCCTGCCAACCAGAGCTACAAGGTAATAGCCTGTCCCAACTGGTGCAAAGATGACTACTTCCAGATCGCTTGGGACTGCACTCCTGGAAAGAGCGGCATCTTCGTCAAATGCCTTACCGAAGATGAGACAAGCGCTCTGACGGAGAAGTATAACGGCACCAGAGTCGCAGGCATATTCATCCGTTGGGACGCTTCGTCCAAATCTGGTGACGGCCTGGTCCTCGGGTTCGACTTCAACAAGGCCGGAAACATGAGCAACATAGATACCTGGCCAAGCTGGGCCTACAGGCTGAAGGAGGACTTTGTCCTGATGGACGCCGCCGACTCTCCGGAAGAGTTCGTCTCCACCATCAAGGAGTTCCACCTGGAAAGCACGGAGGAGCTACAGGCCCTCCAGGGCGCGGGCGTGCACCCCCTGAAGGTGCTGGGAGTAGAGACCTGA
- a CDS encoding saccharopine dehydrogenase NADP-binding domain-containing protein, with amino-acid sequence MKALVLGGTGRIGSAVAWDLARYGGADVVGIAGRRERSLQKTLDWIGSDRVVPHLIDISDPRESRRLMQEYDIGIIALPERRSSYRAVETAIGAGLDAVDILEEYHRRPDPYEKEGLAAPTGMTLDDYGESLHKKAIDSGVALLDGMGFAPGLSNVTLGEGIRKVGAKRAVARGGAGFPAERQRPATHCSI; translated from the coding sequence TTGAAGGCGCTCGTCCTGGGAGGCACGGGAAGAATCGGCTCGGCGGTGGCCTGGGATCTGGCCAGGTACGGCGGAGCCGATGTGGTGGGAATCGCTGGCCGAAGAGAGAGATCACTGCAAAAGACCCTTGATTGGATAGGTAGCGACCGAGTTGTACCCCACCTCATCGATATCTCCGATCCCAGGGAATCCAGAAGGCTGATGCAAGAGTATGATATTGGGATCATCGCCCTTCCCGAGAGAAGGAGTAGCTATAGAGCGGTGGAGACGGCGATAGGCGCAGGCCTGGATGCTGTGGACATCCTGGAGGAGTATCACCGCCGACCGGATCCCTATGAGAAGGAGGGTTTGGCAGCACCAACGGGCATGACCCTGGACGATTATGGCGAGTCGTTGCACAAAAAGGCTATTGATAGCGGTGTTGCCCTTCTGGATGGCATGGGATTTGCCCCTGGACTCTCCAATGTCACCCTGGGCGAGGGAATCAGAAAGGTGGGAGCCAAAAGGGCGGTGGCCCGGGGTGGGGCGGGATTCCCTGCCGAGAGGCAGCGGCCCGCCACCCATTGCAGTATATGA
- a CDS encoding MFS transporter: MSQDQLAQPPSRLWEIAQLSFAHLVNDIYAPVLMALQPLLITTLGYSYVQAALLPVMHSLISSLLQPVFGSLADKRGFRVSVAVSILLSGCGIAVLGLLSNHYLAMLGCVAIASVGAATFHPGALCKVASIAVLSNRGRLTSFFIVGGNLGHALGPILAGIVITAGGLSAITWLLIPAVIGALLLLIRPIPDTCPVAARQAESDGEENWKPVILLFTGSTLRSWVTVGTMTFLPTYLVLNGYPLLEATFFISSMLLAGVVGQLAGGYFSDRVGRKPVVIATTLCSIPAFAAILLTNDALQIFAILCFGFFLWASFSVTIAMAHELMPSKIGLISGLFMGIAMGAGGLGVSVSSAIADQFGLTATLSVFPFLILLAALLFSAVGYPRRLS; this comes from the coding sequence ATGTCGCAAGATCAGTTGGCACAACCCCCATCACGGTTATGGGAGATCGCCCAGCTGTCGTTTGCGCACCTCGTTAATGATATCTATGCTCCGGTGCTGATGGCACTTCAGCCGCTTCTCATCACCACCCTCGGGTACAGTTATGTCCAGGCCGCGCTCCTCCCGGTGATGCACAGCCTGATCTCCTCGCTGCTCCAGCCGGTCTTCGGTAGTCTCGCAGACAAGCGAGGGTTTCGGGTCAGTGTGGCAGTCTCCATCCTCCTCTCTGGCTGCGGGATAGCCGTTCTGGGCCTGCTATCGAACCACTACCTGGCCATGCTCGGCTGCGTCGCAATCGCCTCTGTTGGCGCTGCAACCTTCCATCCGGGTGCACTCTGCAAGGTAGCTTCGATTGCTGTCTTGAGTAACCGGGGCCGTCTCACCTCTTTCTTTATCGTGGGCGGAAACCTCGGTCATGCTCTCGGACCGATCCTTGCCGGCATAGTGATCACGGCTGGAGGCCTTTCTGCTATAACCTGGCTTTTGATACCTGCTGTGATCGGCGCACTTCTCCTCCTTATTCGTCCGATCCCAGACACCTGCCCGGTGGCGGCACGACAGGCAGAGTCCGACGGCGAGGAGAACTGGAAGCCGGTGATCCTTCTCTTCACCGGCTCTACGCTCCGCTCCTGGGTCACCGTCGGGACGATGACCTTCCTCCCCACCTACCTTGTCCTGAACGGGTACCCTCTGCTTGAGGCAACCTTCTTCATCAGCTCCATGCTCTTAGCTGGGGTTGTCGGGCAGCTTGCCGGAGGCTACTTCTCCGATCGGGTGGGCCGGAAACCGGTAGTTATCGCGACAACTCTGTGTTCCATCCCGGCTTTTGCCGCGATTCTTCTGACGAATGATGCGCTTCAGATTTTCGCGATACTCTGCTTCGGGTTTTTCCTCTGGGCCTCGTTCTCGGTGACGATTGCCATGGCTCATGAGCTTATGCCGAGCAAGATTGGCCTGATCTCGGGCCTCTTCATGGGTATCGCTATGGGCGCTGGCGGCCTTGGTGTCTCGGTATCGAGTGCCATTGCCGACCAGTTCGGGCTCACCGCCACCCTTTCCGTCTTCCCCTTTCTGATCCTCCTGGCAGCTTTGCTCTTTTCAGCCGTTGGATACCCGCGGAGGCTTTCATAA
- a CDS encoding ABC transporter substrate-binding protein — MIGFVAAGLLLLLLCTAQADDGGDGQVLTIADYIGDWGYPSPYGHYSRGPGYVRMSLIFDTLVWKDEKGIIPALAESWEMEGDDAYTFKLREDVLWHDGERFAADDVVFTIDYIKEHPYIWVSSDIIKTAEAVDDYTVRISLNQPYAPFLELVAGTLPILPEHIYEGVDDPAEFREDSALVGTGPFQLVDYDQSQGSYLYQAFDDYYLGSPKVKQLKFVKVNLEMSAAALEKGDVNAANVPPEVVENLKDEGFTVMLSSHDSITKIMVNHKKEPLSDSRFRQALYYAIDRQALVDNAARGYGVLASPGLFAVDNHWYNSDVEPYDYDPAKTEELMEELGYSKVDGYFSVDGSPVKLEMLVTSINERAGELIRQQLEDAGFMISLRTVDSKTLDSMVTEWKFDLALNSHGGMGADPEILKRMTGDGYTFNSARYTENSELNELLDGEVAEIDEQKREDLIDRIQVIHAQELPVLPLYYADTYWAHDGRVEMYYTRQGIANGVPLALNKQIFVS; from the coding sequence ATGATTGGATTTGTTGCAGCTGGATTGCTGCTATTATTGCTTTGCACCGCCCAGGCAGACGATGGCGGTGATGGCCAGGTGCTGACCATTGCCGACTATATCGGCGACTGGGGCTACCCATCGCCCTACGGCCATTACTCGCGCGGCCCAGGATATGTGAGGATGAGCCTGATCTTCGACACATTGGTCTGGAAGGACGAAAAGGGCATCATCCCCGCTCTGGCCGAGAGCTGGGAGATGGAGGGAGATGATGCTTATACATTCAAGCTGCGAGAGGATGTCCTCTGGCATGATGGCGAGAGGTTCGCCGCCGACGATGTGGTCTTTACCATCGATTACATTAAAGAGCATCCCTACATATGGGTCTCCTCCGACATCATAAAGACGGCAGAGGCGGTCGACGACTATACAGTCAGAATCAGCCTCAACCAGCCTTATGCTCCTTTCCTGGAACTGGTTGCCGGAACCCTTCCCATTCTCCCGGAGCACATATATGAGGGCGTAGACGATCCCGCAGAGTTTCGGGAGGATTCCGCTCTTGTGGGCACCGGCCCATTCCAGCTGGTGGACTATGACCAGTCCCAGGGAAGCTATCTCTATCAGGCCTTTGACGACTACTACCTCGGCAGCCCCAAAGTGAAACAGCTTAAGTTCGTCAAGGTAAACCTGGAGATGTCTGCGGCCGCTTTGGAGAAAGGGGATGTGAACGCAGCAAACGTGCCTCCTGAGGTGGTAGAGAACCTGAAAGACGAGGGCTTCACCGTGATGCTCTCCTCCCATGACTCTATCACCAAGATCATGGTCAATCACAAGAAGGAGCCTCTATCTGATTCCCGTTTCAGGCAGGCACTTTACTATGCCATCGATCGCCAGGCCCTGGTGGACAATGCCGCTCGCGGCTACGGAGTCCTGGCCAGCCCCGGCCTTTTCGCTGTGGATAACCACTGGTACAATTCCGATGTAGAGCCATACGACTACGACCCGGCAAAGACAGAGGAGCTGATGGAGGAGCTGGGCTACTCCAAGGTGGACGGCTACTTCTCTGTGGATGGGAGTCCGGTCAAACTGGAGATGCTGGTAACCTCAATCAATGAGCGGGCAGGAGAGCTGATACGCCAGCAGCTTGAGGATGCAGGCTTCATGATAAGCCTTCGCACAGTGGATTCCAAGACCCTTGACAGCATGGTTACTGAATGGAAGTTCGATCTGGCTCTAAACAGCCACGGCGGCATGGGTGCAGATCCCGAGATCCTGAAGAGGATGACCGGCGATGGATACACCTTCAACAGCGCCCGCTACACAGAGAACTCGGAGCTCAATGAGCTGCTGGACGGAGAGGTGGCTGAGATAGACGAGCAGAAACGGGAGGATCTGATCGATCGTATTCAGGTGATCCATGCACAGGAGCTGCCGGTTCTTCCCCTATATTACGCTGACACCTACTGGGCGCACGACGGCAGGGTGGAAATGTATTACACCCGGCAGGGAATTGCCAATGGCGTTCCTCTGGCACTGAATAAGCAGATATTTGTCAGCTGA
- a CDS encoding single stranded DNA-binding domain-containing protein: protein MRMQKEEKIVVVLLFMALGSLAAAFWAFSPEESYTPASGDMGSGENSRSPLITLDGRITSAENTRSGGNLILNLDSTAMPVFIPASSGAKELSAQLQKDTRVRITGTINSYQGKDELKVSRKADVQLLEG from the coding sequence ATGAGGATGCAAAAGGAGGAGAAGATAGTAGTGGTATTGCTTTTCATGGCACTAGGCTCACTGGCAGCCGCCTTCTGGGCCTTCAGCCCTGAGGAGAGCTATACCCCTGCCTCTGGGGATATGGGATCCGGGGAGAATTCCCGCTCCCCTCTCATCACTCTGGACGGCCGGATCACAAGCGCAGAGAATACCAGGAGCGGCGGCAATCTGATCTTAAACCTGGATTCGACAGCAATGCCCGTTTTCATTCCCGCCAGCTCTGGGGCAAAGGAGCTATCAGCTCAGCTTCAGAAGGATACGCGGGTGAGGATCACCGGAACCATAAATAGTTATCAGGGCAAAGATGAACTGAAGGTATCCAGAAAAGCAGATGTCCAGCTGCTGGAAGGATGA
- a CDS encoding saccharopine dehydrogenase family protein has product MITWSFDHVLREYMVRVRVLENGQVVEVAATSGRESFRFQECGIDEQLECAITPGMPSFLYTHNHMESFSEKTVRWPGHWQAIDTLKECGLLDIAPINYASQSVSPRDFFLNLIEPKLRPLPGDEDVCVMWNTAWGRDEQAEYFMWTGADSKNGISAMARVTSSSAAIAARLLAQGRIKKKGIVAPEEAFKDEAYSDLMRELERREINIVEAIKPVKAETTLNA; this is encoded by the coding sequence ATGATCACCTGGTCCTTTGATCATGTTCTGCGCGAGTACATGGTCAGGGTCAGGGTGCTGGAGAACGGCCAGGTGGTAGAGGTGGCGGCAACCTCAGGACGGGAGAGCTTCCGGTTCCAGGAATGCGGAATCGATGAGCAGCTGGAGTGTGCCATCACCCCAGGGATGCCCAGCTTCCTGTACACCCACAACCATATGGAGAGCTTCTCTGAGAAGACGGTTCGCTGGCCGGGCCACTGGCAGGCCATTGACACCCTGAAAGAGTGCGGCCTCTTGGATATTGCTCCTATAAATTATGCTAGTCAGTCCGTCTCCCCCCGGGACTTCTTCTTGAATTTGATAGAGCCGAAGCTCAGACCCCTGCCCGGTGACGAGGACGTCTGCGTCATGTGGAACACTGCCTGGGGAAGGGATGAGCAGGCCGAATACTTCATGTGGACGGGCGCAGACAGCAAAAACGGCATATCTGCCATGGCCAGGGTGACCAGCTCCTCCGCAGCAATTGCCGCCAGGCTTCTGGCCCAGGGCAGGATCAAGAAGAAGGGAATTGTTGCTCCGGAGGAGGCCTTCAAGGATGAAGCCTATAGCGATCTCATGCGGGAGCTGGAAAGAAGGGAGATCAATATAGTGGAAGCGATAAAGCCCGTGAAAGCAGAAACAACGCTGAATGCCTGA
- a CDS encoding flavin reductase family protein, which yields MILKPNQRSQIMPLPVVLLSTISQDGVRNAAPWSCVTPVLRPLDEVLIASWLKRDTLENIRQTGEFVINVPRAGMEDAVMTCAKSFPPEVDELKEAGLVARPSVKVKPPGIEGCLAWAECTVEEEIAREKYVLIVGRVVHLEADDRFFSPENGMDFEKAMPLCIMGSNKGMQFVRPTATGEKGGYAHHP from the coding sequence ATGATTCTGAAGCCGAATCAGAGGTCGCAGATCATGCCTCTGCCGGTAGTGCTCTTATCTACGATCTCTCAAGATGGAGTGCGAAATGCGGCACCCTGGTCCTGTGTGACCCCGGTCCTCCGGCCACTGGATGAGGTGCTGATCGCCTCCTGGCTAAAAAGAGACACATTGGAAAACATCCGCCAGACGGGGGAGTTTGTGATCAATGTGCCAAGAGCTGGGATGGAGGATGCAGTCATGACCTGTGCTAAGAGCTTCCCCCCAGAGGTCGACGAACTCAAGGAAGCGGGTCTAGTGGCCAGACCCTCAGTCAAGGTCAAGCCACCAGGAATCGAGGGCTGCCTGGCCTGGGCTGAATGCACTGTGGAAGAGGAGATAGCCCGAGAGAAGTATGTGCTAATCGTTGGCCGGGTGGTGCACCTGGAGGCTGACGACAGGTTCTTCTCTCCTGAGAATGGAATGGACTTTGAGAAGGCCATGCCTCTATGCATAATGGGCTCGAACAAGGGAATGCAGTTCGTCCGTCCCACGGCAACAGGAGAAAAGGGCGGATACGCTCATCATCCCTGA
- the mer gene encoding 5,10-methylenetetrahydromethanopterin reductase translates to MFGIEFVPDESVLKIGYMAKLAEDAGFGNIWITDHYNNRDVWTTLAVLSLLTNKISLGTGVTNPYTRNAAITASSIASINELSGGRAILGIGPGDKATFDKMGIDWDKPLSRVRETVLAIRAFLAKEQVSQAGFKGAQMSFTTSKIPIYIGAQGPKMLELAGAISDGVLINASHPDDFKFAVPMIRAGAEKAGRKPEDVQVCAYASFSADKDPAKAVNASKIVVAFIVAGSPENVLERHGIGMDEAKAISDAISRFDFKGAMDGVTPRMTEAFSISGAPADCRARIDELLSTGVTQIVVGSPIGPNKESAIKLIGKKVIGK, encoded by the coding sequence TTGTTTGGAATAGAGTTCGTTCCCGATGAATCGGTACTGAAGATCGGCTATATGGCGAAGCTGGCAGAGGATGCTGGATTTGGAAATATCTGGATCACAGATCACTACAATAATAGGGATGTCTGGACTACCCTCGCCGTACTCTCTTTATTGACCAATAAGATCTCGCTCGGAACGGGCGTCACCAACCCCTACACCAGGAATGCGGCCATCACTGCCTCCAGCATCGCCTCCATAAACGAGCTCTCCGGCGGGCGGGCAATCCTGGGCATAGGTCCCGGTGACAAGGCCACATTCGATAAGATGGGAATCGACTGGGACAAGCCCCTCTCCAGGGTTAGGGAGACTGTCCTGGCGATCAGAGCCTTCCTGGCTAAAGAGCAGGTCAGCCAGGCGGGGTTCAAGGGGGCTCAAATGTCCTTTACCACCTCGAAGATACCGATTTATATCGGCGCTCAGGGTCCCAAGATGCTGGAGCTGGCCGGGGCGATCAGCGACGGGGTTCTGATCAATGCCTCCCATCCCGATGATTTCAAGTTCGCTGTGCCCATGATCCGCGCGGGAGCTGAAAAGGCAGGACGCAAGCCTGAGGACGTCCAGGTATGCGCTTATGCCAGCTTCAGCGCCGACAAGGACCCGGCCAAAGCGGTGAACGCCTCCAAGATAGTGGTGGCCTTCATCGTCGCCGGATCGCCGGAGAATGTGCTGGAGAGGCACGGCATAGGAATGGATGAGGCCAAGGCCATATCGGACGCTATCTCCCGATTCGACTTCAAAGGGGCGATGGATGGCGTGACCCCGAGGATGACCGAGGCCTTCTCCATATCTGGAGCGCCTGCAGACTGCAGGGCAAGGATAGACGAGCTTTTATCGACCGGAGTCACCCAGATTGTGGTCGGCTCGCCCATAGGCCCCAATAAAGAGAGCGCCATAAAGCTCATCGGAAAGAAAGTCATCGGAAAATAG